One [Clostridium] saccharolyticum WM1 DNA segment encodes these proteins:
- the nrdR gene encoding transcriptional regulator NrdR: MKCPFCNEADTKVIDSRPADDNSSIRRRRQCEKCGKRFTTYEKLETMPLMVIKKDNSREVYDRSKIESGILHSCHKRPVSSQQIDSMVDEIETQVFNREEKEVESTVIGELVMRKLQDVDEVAYVRFASVYREFKDVNTFMEEIGKLLKK, from the coding sequence GTGAAATGTCCATTTTGTAATGAAGCAGATACAAAGGTCATTGATTCCAGGCCGGCAGACGACAATAGCTCCATCAGACGCCGCAGACAGTGTGAGAAATGCGGGAAGCGGTTTACAACCTATGAGAAACTGGAGACCATGCCTCTCATGGTGATTAAAAAGGATAATTCCAGAGAGGTATATGACCGTTCAAAAATAGAATCAGGTATTCTTCATTCCTGCCATAAGCGTCCTGTCTCATCCCAGCAGATTGACTCCATGGTAGATGAGATAGAAACTCAGGTGTTCAACCGGGAAGAAAAGGAAGTGGAAAGTACGGTGATCGGAGAGCTTGTTATGAGAAAGCTGCAGGATGTAGATGAGGTGGCTTATGTCCGTTTTGCTTCCGTATACCGGGAATTCAAAGACGTAAATACATTTATGGAAGAAATAGGAAAATTATTAAAAAAGTAG
- a CDS encoding DUF975 family protein, with translation MKTSSSELKRRARRSLKGRYGLCIGVQFLACAVLLAASLVYVLTSYSLGLVQNPFFEGSLTISPGYVALRGGIYLSFLVILSVYGLLMPGILKIYLNMSTGNSAGLSDLFFAFQNKPHKFLGLYFINILIGFIWAVPYFVVLIVAVVTDFIPVMVVLLVLTYLLLLIGSTVTMLCLSQSMFILIESPDQRLWKCLKKSAEMMKGNKGGLFYILLSFLGIIILGYCSLGIGFLWILPYIYATMTEYYLDLKDRFPHNSLIGDEEAFSQSAWNRENQW, from the coding sequence ATGAAAACTTCATCTTCAGAACTTAAAAGGCGGGCAAGACGAAGCTTAAAAGGCAGATACGGTCTGTGCATTGGCGTCCAGTTCCTGGCATGTGCCGTTCTTCTGGCTGCTTCCCTGGTGTATGTTTTAACTTCGTATTCCCTGGGACTGGTTCAAAATCCTTTTTTTGAAGGCTCACTTACCATATCACCGGGTTATGTAGCGCTAAGGGGAGGGATTTATTTATCCTTTCTGGTGATCCTTTCCGTATACGGTCTGTTAATGCCGGGAATCCTTAAGATATATCTGAATATGAGTACTGGCAATTCAGCCGGCCTGTCGGATCTTTTCTTTGCTTTTCAGAATAAGCCTCATAAATTTTTAGGGCTTTATTTTATAAATATTCTGATTGGATTTATATGGGCTGTCCCGTATTTCGTGGTACTCATTGTTGCAGTCGTTACTGACTTTATACCGGTCATGGTGGTATTACTGGTGCTTACGTATCTGCTCCTGCTCATTGGAAGTACTGTTACAATGCTGTGTTTATCCCAGTCCATGTTCATCCTTATCGAATCTCCGGATCAGAGACTATGGAAATGTCTAAAGAAAAGTGCAGAAATGATGAAGGGAAATAAGGGCGGACTCTTTTATATTTTATTAAGCTTTTTGGGAATTATAATTCTTGGATACTGTTCCCTGGGGATCGGTTTTCTCTGGATACTTCCTTATATTTACGCTACCATGACAGAGTATTATCTGGATCTTAAGGATCGGTTTCCCCATAACTCCCTTATAGGAGATGAGGAAGCGTTTTCCCAGTCAGCGTGGAACCGGGAAAATCAGTGGTAG
- a CDS encoding DUF4190 domain-containing protein: MDQDNQEGSWQETRDQDQSVVYVQPEKTAQSNMALASLVMGILGIITSCCCCGGLIFGSLGILFALLSRTEDRLEGYAKAGLITSAIAMVLVVLVVIVYVGIAAMSDLGIGGVFS, from the coding sequence ATGGATCAGGATAATCAAGAAGGATCCTGGCAGGAAACAAGGGATCAGGATCAGAGCGTGGTTTACGTGCAGCCTGAAAAAACGGCCCAAAGCAACATGGCCCTTGCATCTCTGGTCATGGGGATTCTTGGCATTATAACCTCCTGCTGCTGTTGCGGAGGATTGATCTTTGGAAGCCTTGGGATCTTGTTTGCCCTGCTGTCCAGGACAGAAGACAGGTTGGAAGGCTATGCGAAGGCAGGTCTTATTACTTCAGCCATTGCCATGGTGCTGGTCGTATTGGTGGTAATCGTATATGTGGGTATTGCTGCAATGAGTGATTTGGGAATAGGAGGTGTGTTTTCATGA
- a CDS encoding peptide chain release factor 3: MNIAEEIKKRRTFAIISHPDAGKTTLTEKFLLYGGAINLAGTVKGRKGAKHAVSDWMEIEKERGISVTSSVLQFNYDGFCINILDTPGHQDFSEDTYRTLMAADSAVMVIDGSKGVEAQTIKLFKVCVMRHIPIFTFVNKMDREARDPFELMDEIEEVLGIRTCPVNWPIGCGREFKGVYDRFKETITTFRAAMNGQKEVEATEVQLGDTQVDALIGESFHRQLMDDIELLDGASDELDMDRVSRGDLSPVFFGSALTNFGVETFLQHFLKMTTSPLPRLTTTGVVDPFEEEFSAFVFKIQANMNKAHRDRIAFMRIVSGKFDAGMEVNHVQGGKKLRLSQPQQLMAQDRKIVEEAYAGDIIGVFDPGIFSIGDTLCKSGEKFEYEGIPTFAPEHFARVRQMDTMKRKQFIKGVNQIAQEGAIQIFQEFNTGMEEIIVGVVGELQFEVLTYRLENEYNVEVRLEKLPYEYIRWIENKDEVDVAKIQGTSDMKRIKDLKDNPLLLFVNNWSVGMVLERNPGLKLSEFGHN, translated from the coding sequence GTGAATATAGCGGAAGAAATTAAAAAGAGAAGAACATTTGCCATTATTTCCCACCCGGATGCGGGAAAGACCACGCTGACTGAGAAATTTCTGCTTTATGGAGGAGCCATTAACCTGGCAGGAACAGTAAAAGGAAGAAAGGGCGCCAAGCATGCTGTTTCTGACTGGATGGAGATTGAAAAAGAGAGAGGTATTTCCGTCACCTCCTCAGTTCTGCAGTTTAATTACGACGGATTCTGTATCAACATCCTGGACACTCCAGGCCACCAGGATTTCTCAGAGGATACCTACCGTACTCTCATGGCGGCCGATTCCGCTGTCATGGTCATTGACGGTTCCAAAGGTGTGGAGGCTCAGACCATAAAGCTGTTTAAAGTCTGCGTGATGCGCCATATCCCTATTTTTACATTTGTAAATAAAATGGACCGTGAAGCAAGAGATCCTTTTGAACTGATGGATGAAATTGAGGAAGTGCTTGGGATCAGGACATGTCCGGTGAATTGGCCCATAGGCTGCGGAAGAGAATTTAAAGGGGTTTATGACCGCTTTAAAGAAACCATAACCACATTCCGGGCCGCCATGAACGGTCAGAAGGAAGTAGAAGCAACGGAAGTCCAGCTGGGTGATACCCAGGTAGATGCCCTGATCGGAGAAAGCTTTCACCGGCAGCTTATGGATGACATTGAACTTCTTGACGGGGCCAGCGATGAGCTGGATATGGACCGGGTGAGCAGGGGAGACTTGTCTCCTGTATTTTTCGGTTCTGCTCTTACTAATTTCGGAGTGGAGACATTTTTGCAGCATTTCCTGAAGATGACCACTTCCCCTCTTCCAAGGCTGACTACTACAGGTGTTGTAGATCCCTTTGAAGAGGAGTTTTCTGCTTTTGTATTTAAGATACAGGCCAACATGAATAAGGCCCACCGGGACCGTATTGCATTCATGCGGATAGTGTCCGGCAAGTTTGACGCAGGCATGGAGGTAAACCATGTCCAAGGCGGCAAAAAACTGCGCCTGTCCCAGCCGCAGCAGCTTATGGCTCAGGATAGGAAGATCGTGGAAGAGGCTTATGCAGGAGATATTATCGGCGTCTTTGATCCTGGCATCTTTTCCATTGGGGATACCCTTTGCAAATCCGGAGAGAAATTCGAATATGAAGGAATTCCTACCTTTGCACCGGAGCATTTTGCACGAGTGCGGCAGATGGATACCATGAAAAGAAAGCAGTTTATCAAGGGTGTGAATCAGATTGCACAGGAAGGCGCCATACAGATCTTTCAGGAGTTTAATACCGGAATGGAAGAGATCATTGTAGGGGTTGTAGGAGAACTTCAGTTTGAGGTATTGACCTACCGTCTGGAAAATGAATACAATGTGGAAGTAAGACTTGAAAAGCTGCCATACGAATATATCCGCTGGATTGAGAACAAAGATGAAGTTGACGTGGCTAAGATCCAGGGCACATCTGATATGAAACGAATCAAGGATTTAAAGGATAATCCCCTTCTTTTATTTGTCAACAACTGGAGCGTAGGCATGGTATTAGAGCGAAATCCGGGATTGAAGCTTTCTGAATTCGGCCATAACTAG
- the efp gene encoding elongation factor P produces MISAGDFRNGITLEIEGTVYQIMEFQHVKPGKGAAFVRTKIKDVVNGGVVERTFRPTEKFPQARIDRLDMQYLYADGDLHNFMDTNTYEQVALAPDVIGDALKFVKENETVKVCSYNGKVYSVEPPLFVELVITDTEPGFKGDTAQGATKPATVETGAVVYVPLFVDQGDKIKIDTRTGEYLSRV; encoded by the coding sequence ATGATATCAGCGGGTGATTTTAGAAACGGTATCACATTGGAGATCGAGGGTACTGTATATCAGATTATGGAGTTCCAGCATGTAAAGCCTGGAAAGGGCGCTGCGTTCGTAAGGACTAAGATTAAAGATGTGGTAAACGGTGGCGTCGTAGAGCGCACATTCCGCCCGACAGAGAAGTTCCCACAGGCAAGAATCGACAGATTGGACATGCAGTATCTGTATGCCGATGGCGATCTTCATAACTTTATGGATACAAATACCTATGAGCAGGTAGCATTAGCACCGGATGTAATCGGTGATGCGTTAAAGTTTGTGAAAGAGAATGAGACGGTTAAGGTATGCTCTTATAATGGTAAGGTGTACTCCGTAGAGCCTCCGTTATTCGTGGAACTGGTTATCACAGATACAGAGCCGGGATTCAAAGGCGATACAGCCCAGGGTGCTACTAAGCCAGCTACGGTTGAAACTGGTGCAGTGGTTTATGTTCCATTATTTGTTGATCAGGGTGATAAAATCAAGATTGATACACGTACAGGTGAATACCTGTCCAGAGTATAA
- a CDS encoding YqeG family HAD IIIA-type phosphatase, giving the protein MFKIFYPDEDAASAYDIPYEDLYKRGIRGVVFDIDNTLVPHDAPADERVRKLFLRLHDLGMETCLLSNNKEPRVAAFARSAGSPRYIFKGNKPGIKGYRKAMDLMGTDVKQTVFVGDQLFTDVYGAKRAGIYSILVKPIHPKEEIQIVLKRLLEAVVLYFYHRDKKKQR; this is encoded by the coding sequence ATGTTTAAAATATTTTATCCGGATGAAGATGCGGCTTCTGCGTATGACATACCCTATGAGGATTTATATAAAAGAGGGATCAGAGGTGTGGTTTTTGATATTGACAATACTCTGGTACCTCATGATGCGCCTGCAGATGAAAGGGTAAGGAAGCTGTTTTTGCGTTTACATGACCTTGGGATGGAAACCTGCCTTCTTTCCAATAATAAGGAGCCGAGAGTGGCTGCCTTTGCCAGGTCTGCGGGCAGTCCCCGCTATATATTTAAAGGAAACAAGCCGGGGATTAAAGGATACCGGAAAGCTATGGATTTAATGGGAACGGATGTAAAACAGACGGTATTTGTTGGAGACCAGCTTTTTACCGATGTGTATGGGGCGAAAAGAGCCGGGATCTACAGCATCCTTGTAAAACCAATTCATCCAAAAGAAGAAATTCAAATCGTATTAAAAAGACTTTTGGAAGCGGTAGTGCTGTATTTTTACCACAGGGATAAGAAAAAACAACGATAG
- the pepV gene encoding dipeptidase PepV, with protein sequence MYRKEIEEYIESHKQEMIHDICTLCRINSEKMSYKEGMPYGPGAFEALTEALAMAESYGFSITNYDNYVGTADLNEKERQLDILAHLDVVPAGEGWKETNPFEPVVKGDKLFGRGTADDKGPAVAALYAMRAVKELNIPLKKNVRLILGTDEECGSSDIAHYYAIEKESPMTFSPDGSFPVVNTEKGGLNGHFTAEWASSQALPKLVSLDAGTKVNVVPGKAIAVVEGIDAKSLELTASQCEERTGIRFELELEEDIATITAIGESAHASLPEEGNNALTGLLYYLTKLPLAECEQMTMIRRLLELIPHGDTSGKALGIAMEDELSGSLTLAFSLLQVRSSCLEGTFDSRCPVCATEENVLEVVKRNMAEKGFTLHNDSMKPPHHVDGNSEFVKTLLNVYESYTGLKGECVSMGGGTYVHSLKNGVAFGASMPGTDNRMHGADEYAVIDELVVSAKIFAQVIVDLCS encoded by the coding sequence ATGTATAGGAAGGAAATAGAAGAATATATTGAGTCGCATAAGCAGGAAATGATCCATGATATCTGTACGCTGTGCCGCATCAACAGTGAAAAAATGTCCTATAAGGAGGGGATGCCCTACGGACCAGGAGCCTTTGAGGCCTTGACGGAGGCCCTGGCTATGGCGGAATCCTATGGCTTTTCCATTACCAATTACGATAATTATGTGGGAACGGCAGATTTAAACGAGAAAGAGCGCCAGCTTGATATCCTGGCCCACCTTGATGTGGTTCCGGCAGGAGAAGGCTGGAAGGAGACAAATCCCTTTGAACCTGTCGTGAAAGGTGATAAGCTGTTTGGCAGGGGGACCGCAGATGATAAGGGCCCGGCGGTTGCAGCACTTTACGCTATGAGAGCAGTAAAAGAGCTGAATATTCCCCTTAAGAAAAACGTCCGGCTGATCTTAGGAACAGACGAAGAATGCGGAAGCTCCGATATTGCTCATTATTATGCTATAGAGAAGGAATCCCCCATGACCTTTTCGCCTGATGGTTCCTTTCCGGTGGTAAACACGGAAAAAGGAGGCTTAAACGGCCATTTCACCGCTGAATGGGCTTCCTCTCAAGCACTCCCCAAGCTGGTGAGCTTAGACGCAGGGACCAAGGTGAATGTGGTGCCTGGAAAAGCCATTGCGGTAGTTGAGGGAATTGATGCAAAATCCCTTGAACTCACTGCGTCACAGTGTGAAGAAAGAACGGGGATCCGTTTTGAACTGGAACTGGAGGAAGACATCGCCACCATTACGGCCATCGGCGAGAGTGCCCATGCTTCCCTTCCTGAGGAAGGAAACAATGCTCTGACAGGACTCCTTTATTACTTAACGAAGCTTCCCCTGGCAGAATGTGAGCAGATGACCATGATCCGCCGCCTTCTGGAGCTGATCCCCCATGGGGATACCTCAGGTAAAGCGTTGGGAATTGCCATGGAGGATGAGCTTTCCGGCAGTCTGACTTTGGCATTCAGCCTATTACAGGTCAGGTCATCCTGTCTGGAAGGAACCTTTGACAGCCGGTGTCCGGTCTGCGCCACAGAAGAAAACGTTCTGGAAGTAGTAAAAAGGAACATGGCGGAAAAAGGCTTCACCCTTCACAATGATTCCATGAAGCCTCCTCATCATGTGGATGGCAATTCAGAATTTGTGAAAACCCTGCTGAATGTCTATGAAAGCTATACAGGCCTCAAGGGAGAATGCGTGTCCATGGGCGGAGGCACTTATGTTCATTCCTTAAAGAACGGCGTTGCCTTTGGTGCTTCCATGCCGGGGACGGATAACCGCATGCATGGAGCCGATGAGTACGCGGTCATTGATGAACTGGTGGTAAGTGCCAAGATTTTTGCCCAGGTCATCGTGGATCTTTGTTCATAA
- a CDS encoding GatB/YqeY domain-containing protein, producing the protein MSRIDEVRAAMVEAMKAKDKQRKDALSMLLSSLKNFEIDKKDHTPITEDEANAVVKKEIRQTQETHDLAPEDRTDIRQEAAFRIAVYKEFAPEDMGEDQIKEIIRSVLEELGIEAPTGADKGRIMKVLMPRVKGKADGKAVNEALASMMK; encoded by the coding sequence ATGAGCAGAATTGATGAAGTAAGGGCCGCCATGGTGGAGGCCATGAAGGCAAAGGACAAGCAGAGGAAGGATGCGTTATCCATGCTTCTTTCCTCCCTTAAGAATTTTGAGATTGACAAGAAGGACCATACTCCCATTACAGAGGATGAGGCCAATGCGGTTGTAAAGAAAGAAATAAGGCAGACTCAGGAGACTCATGACCTGGCCCCTGAGGACCGAACCGATATCAGGCAGGAAGCAGCGTTTCGCATTGCTGTTTATAAAGAGTTTGCTCCGGAAGATATGGGAGAGGATCAGATCAAGGAGATCATCCGGTCTGTTCTTGAGGAACTTGGAATTGAAGCTCCCACCGGAGCGGATAAGGGAAGAATCATGAAGGTCCTGATGCCCAGGGTAAAAGGAAAAGCCGACGGCAAGGCGGTAAATGAAGCACTTGCATCGATGATGAAGTAA
- a CDS encoding MetQ/NlpA family ABC transporter substrate-binding protein, which produces MKKSLYVLTAALIAAGALTACAGSKEAPGTTAAETTQAAATEAAKAEETSAAESKEVTGDLEKIVVGATPAPHAEILNAAKDLLKEKGYELVVKEYTDYVQPNLALESGDLDANYFQHKPYLDQFNEEKGTDLVSAAAIHYEPFGIYAGKTDALDKLAEGAQIAVPNDVSNEARALLLLADKGLIGLKEGVELNATKNDIVKNDKNFKIVEVEAAQLPRSLSDVDVAVINGNYAIEAGLKVSDALAVEDAKSIAATLYSNIVAVRAGEESSEKSKALVEALTSDTIKKFIEDTYDGAVVPSF; this is translated from the coding sequence ATGAAAAAATCACTTTATGTACTTACGGCAGCACTGATTGCCGCAGGAGCGTTGACCGCATGCGCAGGAAGCAAGGAAGCGCCTGGAACTACGGCGGCTGAGACAACACAGGCTGCAGCAACAGAGGCAGCTAAAGCAGAAGAGACATCGGCAGCAGAGAGCAAGGAAGTTACCGGTGATCTGGAAAAGATCGTTGTGGGAGCTACTCCGGCTCCTCATGCAGAGATTTTAAACGCTGCAAAGGATCTTCTGAAAGAAAAGGGATATGAGCTGGTGGTAAAGGAATATACGGATTATGTACAGCCAAACCTGGCTCTTGAATCCGGAGACCTGGATGCCAACTATTTTCAGCACAAGCCTTACCTGGACCAGTTCAATGAGGAAAAGGGGACTGATCTTGTAAGTGCAGCAGCCATTCATTACGAGCCTTTTGGTATTTATGCAGGAAAGACAGATGCTCTTGATAAGCTTGCCGAAGGAGCCCAGATCGCAGTTCCCAATGACGTTTCCAACGAAGCAAGAGCTCTTCTTTTACTGGCTGACAAGGGGCTGATCGGCCTTAAAGAAGGTGTTGAACTGAATGCTACCAAGAATGACATTGTAAAGAATGACAAGAATTTTAAGATCGTTGAAGTGGAGGCGGCTCAGCTTCCCCGGTCCTTAAGCGATGTGGATGTGGCAGTTATCAATGGAAATTATGCCATTGAAGCAGGCTTAAAGGTATCCGATGCACTGGCTGTAGAAGATGCCAAGTCCATAGCAGCCACCCTTTACAGCAACATCGTTGCCGTTCGTGCAGGAGAGGAAAGCAGTGAAAAGTCAAAAGCTCTTGTAGAAGCTTTGACAAGCGATACTATTAAAAAGTTTATTGAAGATACCTACGATGGAGCAGTTGTTCCTTCTTTCTAA
- a CDS encoding methionine ABC transporter ATP-binding protein: MQSAEPIIQLVGLGKEFRTANGPIKALDDINLSIEQGEIFGIIGLSGAGKSTLVRCINYLEIPTSGDVLFENKSLASMRPREKRLARQSMGMIFQQFNLLAQRNVLQNVCFPLEIAGVSKKEGMKRAMELLEIVGLKERAKAYPAQLSGGQKQRVAIARALATNPKVLLCDEATSALDPNTTKSILGLLKDINRSMGVTVVVITHEMTVIEAICDRVAIIDQSHIAEVGSVRAIFSEPKSNIGRQLILGEAAEQVIRFGGSRRVRISFDGRSSFEPVLANMILACKVPVNIMHAETRDISGTAMGQMVIQLPEDEVDQNRILNYLKTAGITHEEVKDHDL; encoded by the coding sequence ATGCAGTCAGCAGAACCTATTATCCAGCTGGTAGGACTAGGAAAAGAGTTCCGTACCGCAAACGGTCCCATAAAGGCCCTAGATGATATTAACCTGTCCATTGAACAGGGGGAGATATTTGGAATTATCGGTTTGAGCGGAGCAGGAAAAAGTACATTGGTCCGCTGTATCAATTATCTGGAAATACCTACCTCGGGAGATGTGCTTTTTGAGAATAAAAGTCTGGCATCCATGCGGCCCAGGGAGAAGAGGCTGGCCAGACAGTCCATGGGTATGATCTTTCAGCAGTTCAACCTGCTGGCCCAGAGGAATGTACTACAAAATGTGTGCTTTCCTTTGGAAATTGCAGGGGTTTCCAAAAAAGAAGGAATGAAAAGAGCTATGGAGCTTTTGGAAATCGTAGGCCTTAAGGAAAGGGCAAAGGCATATCCGGCCCAGTTATCAGGCGGACAGAAGCAAAGGGTCGCCATTGCAAGAGCCCTTGCAACGAATCCAAAGGTTCTGCTTTGCGATGAAGCCACAAGTGCTTTGGATCCAAACACCACTAAATCCATTCTCGGCCTTTTAAAGGACATTAACCGTTCCATGGGAGTTACCGTAGTCGTCATCACCCATGAGATGACGGTAATAGAAGCTATTTGCGACAGGGTGGCCATTATTGACCAAAGCCACATTGCAGAAGTGGGAAGTGTAAGAGCAATTTTCTCGGAACCAAAGTCAAATATCGGCAGACAGCTGATATTAGGGGAAGCAGCAGAACAGGTCATCCGGTTCGGCGGCTCCAGAAGGGTCCGGATCTCCTTTGACGGACGTTCTTCCTTTGAACCGGTTCTTGCAAACATGATATTAGCCTGTAAAGTGCCGGTGAACATTATGCACGCCGAGACACGGGATATTAGCGGAACTGCTATGGGACAGATGGTCATACAGCTTCCGGAAGACGAAGTAGATCAGAACAGGATCCTTAATTATTTAAAAACAGCGGGAATTACTCATGAGGAGGTGAAGGATCATGATCTTTGA
- the aroQ gene encoding type II 3-dehydroquinate dehydratase has translation MKILVLNGPNLNFLGIREKGIYGTEDYHALVSMLEEKARQEGHELEIYQSNYEGGIIDKIQEAYHNGTEGIIINPGAFTHYSYAVRDALGSVEIPKVEVHISNVHKREEFRHTSVTAPVCTGQVVGLGLKGYALAMDFLTGK, from the coding sequence ATGAAAATTCTTGTATTAAACGGGCCGAATCTGAATTTTTTAGGGATCCGTGAAAAAGGAATATACGGAACAGAGGATTATCATGCACTGGTTTCCATGCTGGAAGAAAAAGCCCGGCAGGAAGGTCATGAACTGGAGATCTATCAGAGCAATTATGAAGGTGGGATCATCGATAAGATCCAGGAGGCATATCATAATGGCACGGAGGGTATCATCATCAACCCCGGAGCCTTTACCCATTACAGCTATGCGGTAAGAGATGCTCTGGGTTCCGTAGAGATACCAAAAGTGGAGGTTCACATATCCAATGTCCACAAGAGAGAAGAATTCCGCCATACCTCGGTGACAGCACCGGTTTGTACCGGACAGGTGGTTGGCCTTGGACTTAAGGGATATGCCCTGGCAATGGATTTTTTAACAGGAAAATAA
- a CDS encoding PRC-barrel domain-containing protein → MRICDLRQKEVINICDCRRLGYVGDVDFDMETGCLIAIIVPGPGCFCGFLVREKEYVIPFCDIRQVGPDIILVNVDLEKATERCGI, encoded by the coding sequence ATGCGCATTTGTGATCTTAGACAAAAAGAAGTGATTAATATCTGTGACTGCAGACGCCTTGGCTATGTAGGCGATGTGGATTTTGACATGGAAACAGGCTGTCTTATCGCCATCATTGTGCCGGGACCAGGATGCTTTTGCGGATTTTTAGTCAGAGAGAAGGAGTATGTGATCCCCTTCTGCGATATCAGACAGGTGGGTCCGGATATCATCCTTGTAAATGTGGATTTGGAAAAAGCAACGGAAAGATGCGGGATATAG
- a CDS encoding methionine ABC transporter permease, with product MIFDATVLQMLKTGIWESLFMTFSSSFFAYLIGIPLGIILVVMDKDGIYPIPWLQRILGLIINLLRSVPFIILLIMVIPITRAIVGTTLGAKAVIPPLVIASAPYVARVVEASFKEVDPGVIEAAKSMGSSTFQIIWKVLLPEAKPSLLVGAALSITTILAYSAMAGFVGGGGLGDIAIKYGYYRYQTEMMFITVAILVIIVQVIQEAGMKLSRVSDKRIK from the coding sequence ATGATCTTTGATGCAACAGTTTTACAGATGCTGAAAACTGGTATATGGGAAAGTTTGTTCATGACATTTTCCTCCTCCTTTTTTGCATATCTTATTGGAATTCCTTTAGGCATTATTCTGGTGGTTATGGATAAAGACGGAATCTATCCCATTCCCTGGCTTCAACGGATCCTGGGGCTGATTATAAACCTGCTCCGGTCTGTTCCGTTTATAATTTTACTTATTATGGTGATTCCTATTACAAGGGCCATTGTAGGCACTACCCTGGGAGCAAAAGCCGTAATCCCGCCGTTGGTAATAGCCTCAGCCCCCTATGTGGCCAGAGTCGTGGAAGCCTCCTTTAAGGAAGTGGATCCAGGAGTGATCGAGGCGGCAAAATCCATGGGGTCCTCCACCTTTCAGATTATATGGAAGGTTCTTCTTCCGGAAGCAAAACCTTCCCTCTTGGTAGGTGCGGCTCTATCCATCACTACTATTTTGGCCTACTCTGCAATGGCAGGCTTTGTAGGCGGAGGCGGACTTGGAGATATTGCAATTAAATATGGATATTACCGCTATCAGACGGAAATGATGTTTATAACAGTGGCAATTCTTGTAATCATTGTCCAGGTCATCCAGGAAGCGGGAATGAAGCTTTCCAGAGTGAGTGATAAGAGAATTAAATAG
- a CDS encoding MFS transporter: MNKHRLLFLLCWIAYFSTYIGRQNYAASMSEIIAAEGYLNRTCGLVGTGFFITYGLGQIISGFLGDRFSPKWMIFTGIFLSSLSNLSMCFLTSPEAMTAVWCVNGAAQSMTWSPLLRIFSEYLPEKEQKTACVNIATTYPAAVFLIYPLCSFLIYVSGWRMVFLVSGGFMLAVSLLWASGFAWLERLYPEREGSCTRKSMDQYGTNTQCFRVTGNLILLLSLAGFLLTIQGALRDGVTGWVPSYLSNTYEVGTFITIFATAFLPFINLFGVYFANLIYRKGRKMNWKPRPSYL, encoded by the coding sequence ATGAATAAACATCGCCTCCTATTCCTTTTATGCTGGATCGCCTATTTTTCCACCTATATCGGGCGGCAGAACTACGCTGCCTCCATGTCGGAAATTATTGCTGCAGAGGGCTATTTAAACCGCACCTGCGGACTGGTGGGGACTGGCTTTTTCATCACTTATGGGCTGGGACAGATTATCAGCGGGTTTCTGGGAGATCGTTTTTCACCCAAATGGATGATTTTCACAGGGATCTTTCTCTCCTCCCTGTCCAATCTTTCCATGTGCTTTCTTACCTCGCCGGAAGCTATGACAGCGGTCTGGTGCGTCAACGGGGCCGCCCAGTCCATGACCTGGTCCCCCCTGCTTCGCATCTTCTCGGAATACCTTCCTGAAAAGGAGCAGAAAACGGCCTGCGTCAATATTGCCACCACTTATCCGGCAGCCGTATTCCTCATCTATCCCCTATGCTCTTTCCTGATTTATGTTTCCGGGTGGAGGATGGTGTTTCTGGTATCCGGCGGCTTTATGCTGGCAGTATCCCTTCTCTGGGCCTCAGGCTTTGCCTGGCTGGAGCGTTTATATCCGGAAAGAGAGGGCAGTTGCACCCGGAAGTCCATGGACCAGTACGGCACCAATACCCAGTGCTTTCGGGTTACGGGAAATCTGATCCTGCTCCTGTCCCTGGCAGGCTTTCTTCTGACCATTCAGGGAGCCCTTAGGGATGGGGTGACGGGATGGGTTCCCTCTTACCTTTCCAACACCTATGAGGTAGGAACCTTTATCACTATCTTTGCCACCGCTTTTCTCCCGTTTATCAACCTGTTTGGCGTGTACTTTGCCAATCTGATTTACAGGAAGGGGAGAAAAATGAATTGGAAACCACGGCCATCCTATTTGTAA